In a single window of the Raphanus sativus cultivar WK10039 chromosome 9, ASM80110v3, whole genome shotgun sequence genome:
- the LOC108824292 gene encoding transcription factor MYBS3, protein MGRRCSHCGNVGHNSRTCSYKTRVIRLFGVHVDTRGSSPPPPLPPPSSLLAAAMKKSFSMDCLPACSTSSSSFAGYLSDGLTHRAHDRKKGVPWTEEEHRTFLIGLEKLGKGDWRGISRNFVVTKSPTQVASHAQKYFLRQATTLHHKRRRTSLFDMVFASNVEENSTIPYNDHIGSTTDVVWKPGSVNPCLGYQDPEVSESGNSGGLDLDLKLASLQASESNIRPISVT, encoded by the exons ATGGGCAGAAGATGCTCACACTGTGGAAACGTAGGACATAACTCAAGGACATGTTCTTACAAAACAAGAGTCATTCGGCTCTTTGGTGTTCATGTAGACACTAGAGGCTCTTCTCCGCCGCCACCTCTCCCTCCACCGTCGTCACTTTTAGCCGCCGCAATGAAGAAAAGCTTTAGCATGGATTGCCTGCCAGCATGTTCtacctcttcctcttccttcgCCGGTTATCTCTCCGACGGTCTCACCCATAGAGCACACGACCGCAAAAAGG GGGTTCCATGGACGGAGGAAGAGCACCGTACATTTTTAATTGGATTAGAAAAGCTTGGAAAAGGAGATTGGAGAGGAATCTCTAGAAACTTTGTCGTCACAAAATCTCCGACACAAGTGGCAAGTCATGCTCAAAAATACTTTCTCCGTCAAGCCACCACACTCCATCACAAGAGACGCCGCACCAGCCTCTTTGATATG GTTTTCGCCAGCAACGTTGAAGAAAATAGCACCATTCCATATAATGATCATATTGGGTCGACCACAGATGTTGTTTGGAAACCAGGATCAGTCAATCCTTGTCTTGGATATCAAGATCCGGAAGTATCCGAGTCGGGTAACTCAGGTGGACTTGATCTTGATCTGAAGCTTGCGTCTCTTCAGGCTTCCGAATCAAATATTAGACCCATCAGCGTTACGTGA